One region of Oryza sativa Japonica Group chromosome 10, ASM3414082v1 genomic DNA includes:
- the LOC4348482 gene encoding uncharacterized protein, with protein sequence MEKQKPAGHDARLLLALRCSRASLLLSSLRHPRAAPPRRATTPRRSSSTAAGGSVLRDAGLLRAELAAARREATMHAANSGAEVLLVLSLVPVLLLLLGFLAAAAVAA encoded by the exons ATGGAGAAGCAGAAGCCGGCAGGCCACGacgcccgcctcctcctcgcgctgCGCTGCTCCAGGGCGTCGCTGCTCCTCTCCTCGCTCCGCCATccccgcgcggcgccgccgcggcgggcgacgACACCACGGAGATCGAGCTCCACTGCCGCG GGTGGTAGCGTGCTCCGGgacgccggcctcctccgcgcGGAGCTCgctgcggcgcggcgcgaggccaCGATGCACGCGGCGAACTCCGGGGCGGAggttctcctcgtcctctcccTGGTCCCcgtcctcctgctcctcctcgggttcctcgcggcagcggcggtggcggcgtag